A single window of bacterium DNA harbors:
- a CDS encoding non-canonical purine NTP pyrophosphatase, translated as GRYAGENASYSENVDRLLAELQDVPAGRRSARFRCVIALVDDGRVETVEGVCEGVILTGRQGRGGFGYDPVFFLPEIGRTFAEMSLEEKNRISHRGRALQQARWLLEKKLRMS; from the coding sequence CCGGCCGCTATGCCGGCGAGAACGCGAGCTATAGCGAAAATGTCGACAGACTGCTGGCCGAGCTGCAGGACGTCCCTGCTGGCCGGCGCAGCGCACGCTTTCGCTGTGTGATCGCCCTGGTGGACGACGGCCGGGTTGAAACCGTGGAGGGCGTTTGCGAAGGGGTAATACTGACAGGTCGCCAAGGCCGAGGGGGATTCGGCTATGATCCGGTCTTTTTTCTTCCTGAGATCGGCCGCACGTTCGCCGAGATGAGCCTGGAGGAGAAAAACCGCATCAGCCATCGCGGCCGCGCGTTGCAGCAGGCGCGCTGGCTGCTGGAGAAAAAGCTGCGGATGAGTTAA